Proteins encoded by one window of Vigna radiata var. radiata cultivar VC1973A chromosome 5, Vradiata_ver6, whole genome shotgun sequence:
- the LOC106761162 gene encoding heavy metal-associated isoprenylated plant protein 7-like isoform X2: MGEEEKKPEEPKAEEKKPEEPEKKQEEKKKEETAGEKKPEVVEKEQVTPPPPPPPPPAEIVLKVFMHCEGCARKVRRSLKGFPGVEEVLTDCKSHNVVIKGEKADPLKVLERIQRKSHRKVELLSPIPKPPEEKKVPEEEKPKPKVQEKVQEPPIVTLLKIHMHCEACSLEIKKRIQRMKGVESADPDLKNSVVSVKGVYDPEKLVEYVYKRTGKHAVIVKLEAEKKEEKKEEKVEEVEKKVEEVEKEKTGEGEENKEKKEEEEEEAKGETKAEEADNVVPEVKINEYFHNPPSYGMEVYAYPAHPVYPAYPAYFHAYPPQIFSDENPNACTVM, translated from the exons ATGGGGGAG GAGGAAAAGAAACCAGAGGAACCCAAGGCGGAGGAAAAAAAGCCAGAAGAACCAGAAAAAAAAcaagaggagaagaagaaggaagaaacaGCGGGAGAGAAAAAACCAGAAGTGGTGGAGAAGGAACAAGTGACTCCtccaccgccaccgccaccgccaccgGCCGAGATTGTGCTCAAAGTGTTCATGCATTGCGAGGGTTGCGCTCGCAAGGTTCGTCGCTCCCTCAAAGGATTCCCAG GTGTCGAAGAAGTGCTCACCGACTGCAAATCTCACAACGTGGTTATCAAGGGAGAGAAAGCGGATCCTCTAAAGGTTTTGGAGAGAATACAGAGGAAGAGTCACAGAAAGGTGGAGCTTCTCTCTCCGATCCCGAAACCTCCAGAGGAGAAGAAGGTCCCGGAAGAAGAAAAACCAAAGCCCAAGGTCCAAGAGAAAGTACAAGAG CCACCGATTGTGACGCTTCTGAAAATTCACATGCATTGCGAGGCTTGCTCACTGGAAATCAAGAAACGCATACAGAGAATGAAGG GAGTGGAATCAGCTGATCCCGATCTGAAGAACTCAGTGGTGAGTGTGAAGGGCGTGTACGATCCAGAGAAGTTGGTTGAGTACGTGTACAAGAGAACTGGGAAGCACGCAGTGATCGTGAAGCTGGAGgcagaaaagaaagaggagaagaaagagGAGAAGGTGGAGGAGGTGGAGAAAAAGGTGGAGGAGGTTGAAAAAGAGAAGACTGgtgaaggagaagaaaacaaggaaaagaaagaggaagaagaagaagaagcaaaggGTGAGACCAAGGCAGAGGAAGCAGACAACGTTGTTCCAGAGGTGAAGATTAATGAATACTTCCATAACCCACCAAGCTATGGCATGGAGGTGTATGCATATCCTGCACACCCTGTATACCCTGCATACCCTGCGTATTTCCATGCCTACCCTCCCCAGATATTCAGCGATGAGAACCCAAATGCCTGCACTGTCATGTAA
- the LOC106761162 gene encoding heavy metal-associated isoprenylated plant protein 7-like isoform X1, with protein MGEVLEEKKPEEPKAEEKKPEEPEKKQEEKKKEETAGEKKPEVVEKEQVTPPPPPPPPPAEIVLKVFMHCEGCARKVRRSLKGFPGVEEVLTDCKSHNVVIKGEKADPLKVLERIQRKSHRKVELLSPIPKPPEEKKVPEEEKPKPKVQEKVQEPPIVTLLKIHMHCEACSLEIKKRIQRMKGVESADPDLKNSVVSVKGVYDPEKLVEYVYKRTGKHAVIVKLEAEKKEEKKEEKVEEVEKKVEEVEKEKTGEGEENKEKKEEEEEEAKGETKAEEADNVVPEVKINEYFHNPPSYGMEVYAYPAHPVYPAYPAYFHAYPPQIFSDENPNACTVM; from the exons ATGGGGGAGGTCTTA GAGGAAAAGAAACCAGAGGAACCCAAGGCGGAGGAAAAAAAGCCAGAAGAACCAGAAAAAAAAcaagaggagaagaagaaggaagaaacaGCGGGAGAGAAAAAACCAGAAGTGGTGGAGAAGGAACAAGTGACTCCtccaccgccaccgccaccgccaccgGCCGAGATTGTGCTCAAAGTGTTCATGCATTGCGAGGGTTGCGCTCGCAAGGTTCGTCGCTCCCTCAAAGGATTCCCAG GTGTCGAAGAAGTGCTCACCGACTGCAAATCTCACAACGTGGTTATCAAGGGAGAGAAAGCGGATCCTCTAAAGGTTTTGGAGAGAATACAGAGGAAGAGTCACAGAAAGGTGGAGCTTCTCTCTCCGATCCCGAAACCTCCAGAGGAGAAGAAGGTCCCGGAAGAAGAAAAACCAAAGCCCAAGGTCCAAGAGAAAGTACAAGAG CCACCGATTGTGACGCTTCTGAAAATTCACATGCATTGCGAGGCTTGCTCACTGGAAATCAAGAAACGCATACAGAGAATGAAGG GAGTGGAATCAGCTGATCCCGATCTGAAGAACTCAGTGGTGAGTGTGAAGGGCGTGTACGATCCAGAGAAGTTGGTTGAGTACGTGTACAAGAGAACTGGGAAGCACGCAGTGATCGTGAAGCTGGAGgcagaaaagaaagaggagaagaaagagGAGAAGGTGGAGGAGGTGGAGAAAAAGGTGGAGGAGGTTGAAAAAGAGAAGACTGgtgaaggagaagaaaacaaggaaaagaaagaggaagaagaagaagaagcaaaggGTGAGACCAAGGCAGAGGAAGCAGACAACGTTGTTCCAGAGGTGAAGATTAATGAATACTTCCATAACCCACCAAGCTATGGCATGGAGGTGTATGCATATCCTGCACACCCTGTATACCCTGCATACCCTGCGTATTTCCATGCCTACCCTCCCCAGATATTCAGCGATGAGAACCCAAATGCCTGCACTGTCATGTAA